The following are encoded together in the Pedobacter steynii genome:
- a CDS encoding AraC family transcriptional regulator, with product MKPQLLKVSNNLVNSFSARRDKVPYINNRWHYHAEVELIYFKKGNGTQFIGDSIKRFRSGDVVLVGAHLPHYWRFDDIYFNEDEKNNADVIVVHFNENFWGSHFLNLPENKALKLTLEKAQRGIQIPDKNKKAIGELIESILLSEGSKRIILLMEALLAIENCAPANLLSSIGFRHDFEEIENDRINAIYNYSLANFKRKIQMEEMASVANISPNSFCRYFKSRTRKTYTQFISEIRVGHACKLLIEDSMNVKQICYESGFHNFASFHKHFKIITGKSPLTYQKSYLQK from the coding sequence ATGAAGCCACAACTACTCAAAGTTTCAAACAACCTTGTGAATTCATTTAGTGCAAGAAGAGACAAGGTTCCTTACATCAACAACCGATGGCATTACCATGCAGAGGTAGAGCTCATTTATTTCAAAAAAGGCAATGGCACTCAATTTATCGGCGACAGCATCAAGCGTTTCAGATCCGGCGATGTGGTACTCGTGGGTGCGCATCTCCCCCATTACTGGAGGTTCGACGACATTTACTTTAATGAAGATGAAAAGAACAATGCAGATGTGATCGTCGTACATTTCAATGAAAATTTCTGGGGAAGTCATTTTCTGAACCTTCCTGAAAATAAAGCCTTGAAACTGACATTGGAAAAAGCACAACGTGGAATTCAAATCCCGGACAAGAACAAAAAAGCCATTGGAGAACTGATCGAGTCGATTTTACTCTCTGAAGGCTCAAAGCGGATCATTTTATTGATGGAAGCCTTGCTCGCGATTGAAAATTGTGCACCGGCTAACCTGCTTTCCTCTATCGGTTTCCGCCATGACTTTGAGGAAATCGAAAACGACAGGATCAATGCCATTTACAACTATTCTCTGGCCAATTTTAAACGAAAAATCCAGATGGAAGAAATGGCTTCAGTAGCCAATATCAGTCCGAACTCTTTTTGCCGGTATTTTAAATCGAGAACCAGAAAAACCTATACCCAGTTCATCAGTGAGATCCGGGTGGGACACGCTTGTAAACTGCTGATTGAGGACAGCATGAATGTCAAGCAAATCTGTTATGAAAGTGGCTTCCATAATTTTGCCAGTTTTCATAAACATTTCAAAATTATTACCGGAAAAAGCCCTTTAACTTACCAGAAGTCTTATCTGCAAAAATAA
- a CDS encoding sulfatase-like hydrolase/transferase — protein sequence MIKTTWRATVVSFLLSVTLFPAEIKAQSVKPIVAPPNIIFILTDDLGYGDIGVFFQNQRKQNGNKAFPFQLSPNLDQMAASGAKFTHQYSNAPVCAPSRASFITGMNQGNAKVRDNQFDKQIEENHTIATMLKAAGYSTAAIGKWGLQGETKEEPNWPAHPSKRGFDQFFGYMRHADGHEHYPYEGLYRGEKQVWDNYTDVAAGLSKCYTTDLWTAYAKKWIVSHQRGEEAKNPFFMFLAYDAPHAVLELPTQAYPKGGGLKGGLQWKGKKGEMINTASGEIDTYVHPDYAWATYDDDQNAATPELAWPDTYKRYATANRRIDDAVGDLSQLLKDLNIADNTLIIFTSDNGPSIESYLPKGFAANSPEFFGSFGPFDGIKRDVWEGGLRMPTLASWPARIPGAKTISSASMLSDWMATFADAANIPAPARTDGVSLLPSLTGKGKQEQGQVYVEYTEGGRTPDFKSFEESRRGRKREQMQMIRIGDLVGVRYQIRSASDDFEIYNVVSDPKERRNLAIEPAYRQVQEKMKAKVLQNRRVDAEAPRPYDSTAVPAGVLLSKVMQPGLSWKFFKGNFPWVVSEKGRKFFKQGHATDLKSVPAFASKGMVLYEGYLKILKEGSYTFSLQTKGKAYVRLHEAELLDADFGYLPGKEIFTTVRLKAGYHPVKIYVSGEQGGPDKIMLKYKEAASDWSLLSNKNIYYVNKLL from the coding sequence ATGATCAAAACAACCTGGAGAGCGACTGTAGTGTCCTTTCTGCTTTCTGTTACACTTTTCCCGGCGGAGATTAAAGCACAGTCTGTTAAACCCATCGTTGCTCCACCCAATATCATTTTCATTCTTACCGACGATCTTGGCTATGGGGACATCGGTGTTTTCTTTCAGAACCAAAGAAAACAAAATGGAAATAAGGCATTTCCTTTTCAACTGAGTCCTAATCTGGACCAAATGGCCGCTTCCGGAGCGAAGTTTACTCATCAATATAGTAACGCTCCTGTTTGTGCGCCATCCAGGGCCTCCTTCATCACCGGAATGAATCAGGGGAATGCAAAGGTAAGAGACAATCAGTTTGATAAACAGATAGAAGAGAACCATACCATTGCCACGATGTTAAAGGCCGCCGGATATTCCACGGCAGCAATTGGTAAATGGGGTTTGCAGGGAGAAACAAAGGAAGAGCCCAATTGGCCGGCTCATCCTTCCAAAAGAGGTTTTGATCAGTTCTTTGGTTATATGAGACATGCAGACGGCCACGAGCATTATCCCTACGAAGGACTTTACCGGGGCGAGAAGCAGGTATGGGACAATTATACGGATGTTGCAGCTGGACTGAGCAAATGTTATACAACTGATTTATGGACGGCTTATGCCAAGAAATGGATCGTATCCCATCAACGGGGAGAAGAAGCGAAAAACCCTTTCTTTATGTTTCTGGCTTATGATGCGCCACATGCCGTATTGGAGTTGCCGACTCAGGCTTATCCGAAGGGAGGGGGACTGAAAGGTGGATTACAATGGAAGGGAAAAAAAGGAGAAATGATCAATACAGCTTCAGGAGAGATCGATACCTATGTACATCCCGATTATGCCTGGGCCACTTATGATGATGATCAGAATGCCGCTACTCCTGAACTGGCCTGGCCGGATACTTATAAACGTTACGCTACCGCCAACCGAAGGATTGATGACGCGGTTGGTGATCTTAGCCAATTGCTTAAAGACCTGAATATTGCAGATAATACCCTGATCATTTTTACTTCTGATAACGGGCCTTCTATAGAGTCTTATCTTCCAAAAGGATTTGCAGCTAACAGCCCTGAATTTTTTGGGAGTTTCGGGCCATTTGACGGAATCAAAAGAGACGTTTGGGAGGGAGGCCTGAGAATGCCGACTCTGGCTTCCTGGCCGGCCCGGATCCCCGGGGCGAAAACCATCAGTTCAGCAAGTATGTTGTCCGACTGGATGGCGACATTTGCTGATGCGGCCAACATTCCTGCTCCTGCAAGAACAGATGGGGTATCCTTGCTGCCTTCCTTAACAGGGAAGGGAAAACAGGAACAGGGACAGGTTTATGTGGAATATACCGAAGGAGGAAGGACCCCTGATTTTAAATCCTTTGAAGAAAGCCGGAGGGGAAGGAAAAGAGAGCAGATGCAAATGATACGTATCGGCGATTTGGTAGGTGTACGTTACCAGATCAGATCTGCCAGCGATGATTTTGAGATTTACAATGTTGTTTCAGATCCGAAAGAAAGGAGAAACCTTGCTATAGAACCAGCTTATCGGCAGGTTCAGGAAAAGATGAAAGCCAAGGTTTTACAGAATAGAAGGGTTGATGCCGAAGCTCCCCGTCCTTATGATTCCACTGCTGTTCCCGCTGGTGTTCTACTTTCCAAAGTGATGCAGCCTGGTTTGAGCTGGAAGTTTTTTAAAGGTAATTTTCCATGGGTTGTTTCAGAAAAAGGAAGAAAATTTTTTAAGCAAGGACATGCGACAGATTTAAAATCTGTCCCCGCATTTGCGTCGAAAGGAATGGTATTATATGAAGGTTACCTTAAAATTCTTAAGGAAGGAAGTTACACTTTCTCTCTTCAGACGAAAGGTAAAGCTTATGTACGGTTACATGAGGCAGAATTGCTGGATGCAGACTTTGGTTATCTACCGGGTAAGGAAATTTTTACAACAGTGAGGTTGAAAGCGGGGTATCATCCAGTTAAAATTTATGTATCGGGAGAGCAGGGAGGGCCGGATAAAATAATGCTGAAGTATAAAGAAGCAGCATCCGATTGGTCATTGCTAAGCAACAAAAATATATATTATGTAAATAAGTTGCTTTAA
- a CDS encoding prolipoprotein diacylglyceryl transferase: MFPTVSHFIEYLFGVQVPLPFNTFGVFVALAFIAGYWAFTQEFKRKEALGLLHPIKKLVTIGKPASTMELVYNGIFGFLIGYKLVYALLNYKLFVSDAQTVLLSTKGSLLGGLFFAGLFAYWDHKEKNRHKLAAPKTVEVTQHPYELMGNMIVWAAVWGFLGAKIFDNLEHWDTFVQDPIGSLLSFSGLTFYGGLICGGAAVLYIAKKNNVKILHMLDIGGPGMMLAYSVGRIGCHMSGDGDWGITNLNPKPFSWLPDWMWAYTYPNNVANEGISIPGCVGKFCHELAAPVYPTPIYEVIVCFILFLILWKIRDRIKLPGMMFGIYLMMNGLERFFVELIRVNTKYNVAGIRFTQAELISSILFLSGLLLVLYSLKNKEKHANY; encoded by the coding sequence ATGTTTCCAACCGTATCTCATTTTATAGAGTATCTTTTCGGCGTTCAGGTACCCCTTCCTTTTAATACATTTGGCGTTTTTGTTGCGCTCGCTTTCATCGCAGGTTACTGGGCTTTTACCCAGGAGTTTAAGCGTAAAGAAGCGCTTGGACTATTACATCCGATAAAAAAACTGGTGACGATCGGGAAACCGGCAAGTACCATGGAGCTGGTTTATAATGGGATATTCGGTTTCCTGATTGGCTATAAACTGGTGTATGCCTTATTAAATTATAAACTTTTTGTCAGCGATGCTCAAACAGTATTGCTTTCTACCAAAGGAAGCCTGCTCGGCGGTCTTTTCTTTGCCGGTCTTTTCGCTTATTGGGACCATAAAGAAAAAAACAGACATAAATTAGCTGCTCCAAAGACCGTAGAGGTGACGCAACATCCATATGAGCTGATGGGCAATATGATTGTCTGGGCTGCGGTATGGGGATTCCTGGGAGCTAAAATATTCGATAACCTGGAACATTGGGATACTTTTGTACAGGATCCTATCGGAAGTTTACTTTCTTTCAGCGGACTTACCTTTTACGGTGGATTGATCTGTGGTGGTGCTGCAGTATTGTATATTGCAAAAAAGAACAATGTAAAAATCTTACACATGCTGGACATTGGTGGTCCCGGAATGATGCTGGCTTATAGTGTCGGAAGGATCGGATGCCATATGTCGGGCGACGGGGATTGGGGAATTACCAATCTTAACCCTAAGCCTTTTAGCTGGCTTCCGGATTGGATGTGGGCCTATACTTATCCGAACAATGTGGCTAATGAAGGAATTTCTATTCCTGGTTGTGTTGGTAAATTCTGTCATGAGTTAGCTGCCCCGGTATATCCGACACCTATTTATGAAGTGATTGTTTGCTTTATCTTATTTCTGATTCTCTGGAAAATTCGTGACCGGATTAAACTACCGGGTATGATGTTCGGAATTTACCTGATGATGAATGGTCTGGAGCGTTTCTTTGTAGAGCTGATCAGGGTAAACACCAAATATAACGTTGCCGGAATCCGTTTCACACAGGCGGAGTTGATATCCAGTATTTTATTCCTATCTGGTCTGCTTCTTGTACTCTATTCTCTGAAGAATAAAGAGAAGCATGCAAATTATTAA
- a CDS encoding NifU family protein: MTINVYTEQTPNPATMKFMVNKLLINGSEDFATKESAEHSPFAKELFKFNFVNGVFFASNFVTITKTEDAEWPDIEPILKEFVKGAVESEYKIKEETSEVATAFEGTELEIKIQQILHDYVRPAVEQDGGAISYKSFEEGVVTVELRGSCSGCPSSTITLKSGIQNLLQRMVPEVKEVVSEAL, encoded by the coding sequence ATGACGATCAACGTATATACAGAACAAACCCCAAATCCTGCCACCATGAAGTTTATGGTCAATAAGTTATTGATCAATGGCAGTGAAGATTTTGCAACTAAAGAGAGTGCTGAACACTCCCCTTTTGCGAAGGAACTGTTCAAGTTCAACTTTGTGAACGGCGTTTTTTTTGCGAGTAACTTCGTCACCATTACCAAAACTGAAGATGCAGAATGGCCGGATATCGAGCCTATTCTTAAAGAATTCGTTAAAGGTGCGGTAGAATCAGAATATAAGATCAAAGAAGAAACCAGCGAAGTTGCAACTGCATTTGAAGGTACTGAACTGGAAATAAAAATCCAGCAGATCCTGCATGATTACGTACGTCCTGCCGTTGAACAGGATGGTGGTGCAATCAGCTATAAATCATTTGAAGAAGGTGTGGTTACCGTAGAACTGAGAGGTTCATGCAGCGGATGTCCATCTTCTACCATCACCTTAAAGTCAGGTATCCAGAACCTATTACAACGCATGGTTCCTGAAGTGAAAGAAGTGGTATCTGAAGCCCTGTAA
- the mtaB gene encoding tRNA (N(6)-L-threonylcarbamoyladenosine(37)-C(2))-methylthiotransferase MtaB — MKKVAFYTLGCKLNFSETSTIGRLFTDAGYSVVDFTAAADVYVINTCSVTEHADKKCRKVVKEALKYAPNAYITIVGCYAQLKPVEIAEIEGVDMVLGAAEKFRIVEYISDLTKNPKAVIHQQNIEKVNHNFIAAYSIGDRTRTFLKVQDGCDYPCTYCTIPLARGGSRSDTIENVVNRATQIAESGVKEIVLTGVNLGDFGIRDGQREDKFFDLVKALDEVEGIERIRISSIEPNLLSNEIIEFVAHSKRFVPHFHIPLQSGSNKILGLMKRRYQRELYTERVATIKALIPNCCIGVDVIVGFPGETHEDFLDTYQFLNELDISYLHVFTYSEREQTAAAEMKGRVAGSTRADRSKMLHILSDKKRRAFYQSQIGTVGEVLFEDDQKDGFMHGFTKNYVKVKAKYDPVMVNEIKTVKLIELTADGEVEVAETGEVLAH, encoded by the coding sequence ATGAAGAAGGTTGCATTTTATACACTGGGTTGTAAATTAAATTTTTCTGAGACTTCCACTATAGGCAGGTTATTCACCGATGCCGGTTATTCAGTGGTGGATTTTACAGCAGCAGCAGATGTATATGTAATCAATACCTGCTCGGTAACGGAACATGCAGATAAGAAATGCCGCAAGGTGGTGAAGGAAGCACTTAAGTATGCACCCAATGCCTACATTACTATTGTGGGTTGTTATGCACAGTTGAAACCGGTGGAGATTGCGGAAATTGAAGGTGTGGATATGGTATTAGGCGCAGCGGAAAAATTCCGTATCGTTGAGTACATTTCGGATCTGACCAAAAATCCTAAGGCTGTTATTCATCAGCAGAACATTGAGAAGGTAAACCATAATTTTATTGCCGCTTATTCTATAGGCGACAGGACCCGTACTTTCCTTAAAGTTCAGGATGGCTGTGATTATCCATGTACTTATTGTACCATTCCCCTTGCCCGTGGCGGAAGCCGTAGTGATACCATAGAAAATGTGGTGAACAGAGCAACGCAAATTGCAGAAAGCGGTGTAAAAGAGATCGTCTTGACCGGAGTAAATCTGGGTGATTTTGGAATCCGGGACGGTCAGAGAGAAGATAAATTCTTCGACCTGGTAAAAGCACTGGATGAAGTAGAAGGCATTGAACGGATCAGGATTTCTTCGATAGAGCCTAATTTACTGAGCAACGAGATCATTGAGTTTGTAGCGCATTCTAAACGATTTGTACCCCATTTCCATATTCCATTGCAATCCGGATCCAATAAAATTCTGGGATTGATGAAAAGACGTTACCAGAGAGAACTATATACCGAACGTGTAGCTACGATAAAAGCATTGATTCCAAATTGCTGTATCGGGGTGGACGTGATCGTTGGTTTCCCGGGTGAAACACATGAGGACTTCCTGGATACTTATCAGTTTTTAAACGAACTGGACATTTCTTATTTACATGTATTCACTTATTCTGAGCGTGAACAGACTGCTGCCGCAGAGATGAAAGGCCGTGTAGCCGGAAGTACCAGGGCAGACCGTAGTAAAATGCTTCATATTTTATCCGATAAGAAACGCAGAGCCTTTTATCAGTCGCAGATTGGTACAGTAGGTGAAGTGCTTTTTGAAGATGATCAGAAAGATGGCTTTATGCATGGCTTCACTAAAAACTATGTGAAAGTGAAAGCGAAATACGACCCGGTTATGGTAAATGAGATCAAAACGGTGAAATTGATTGAACTTACTGCAGATGGAGAGGTAGAAGTTGCAGAAACCGGGGAAGTTTTAGCGCATTAA
- a CDS encoding alpha-L-fucosidase: protein MNKKTLLSFLFLLVFHQTNKAQESKSRDKNNAKKMEWFTDAKLGIFIHWGIYSVNGISESWAFFNNYISHDNYMKQLDGFNASGYKPEEWVKLIKESGAKYSVITTKHHDGVSLWDTKAPNATTTIKHSAAKKDLISPFVKALKASGLKTGLYFSLPDWSYTDYDGFTREHKRYKLGEEPKRWNKFLNYYHKQLDELSSNFRPDLVWFDGDWEHSGEEWQAQKVLKGLRSYNPDIIINSRLNGHGDYETPEQGIPVVKPAGDYWELCYTMNDSWGYQPYDYKYKSPNMIIRTLVDCISMGGNLLLDIGPKADGTIPDQQVKILKGLARWTQKHGEAIYGTRAGIPTGHFNGKTSLSKDRRTLYLYADWAPYDGIFYLKGIGSKVKSAKIVGSNTNVDIRKSGTDLVLKIAESSVDADVTVLALQFDEPLKLDQKTSIKVNLSEKKKTSAKEQVTEIADAMQDGNNPFLNTKLAIDGLGFEAEKKTLNPEVYSWITKNAESLFQTGKGLPEGHYQGNSALSADKKTVYLFVEGKPTGPIALKGVKNKIARIRIVGEGTMMEPEIYNKLYWSAIPGIIYIPVPEDRLDKNLTVIAVLLDGPLDLYREKVGAIESNL from the coding sequence ATGAACAAAAAGACCTTATTGTCTTTTCTGTTTTTGCTGGTTTTCCACCAGACAAACAAAGCACAGGAAAGCAAATCCCGGGACAAGAACAACGCTAAAAAAATGGAATGGTTTACCGATGCCAAACTGGGAATATTTATCCATTGGGGTATTTATTCGGTGAATGGTATTTCAGAATCCTGGGCATTTTTCAATAACTACATCAGTCATGATAATTACATGAAACAATTGGATGGCTTTAATGCCTCCGGTTACAAACCTGAAGAATGGGTAAAACTCATTAAAGAAAGTGGCGCTAAATATTCTGTGATTACCACCAAACATCACGATGGGGTCTCTTTATGGGATACTAAAGCGCCTAATGCCACAACAACCATAAAACATAGCGCAGCAAAAAAAGACCTGATCAGTCCTTTCGTAAAAGCCTTAAAAGCTTCGGGATTAAAAACAGGATTGTATTTCTCCCTGCCCGACTGGAGTTATACAGACTATGACGGATTTACAAGAGAACACAAAAGATATAAATTAGGAGAAGAACCAAAACGCTGGAACAAATTCCTGAATTACTACCACAAACAACTGGATGAGCTTTCATCTAATTTTAGACCAGACCTGGTTTGGTTTGATGGCGACTGGGAGCATTCAGGTGAAGAATGGCAGGCTCAAAAAGTGCTGAAAGGATTGCGCAGTTATAATCCGGATATCATCATCAACTCCAGACTCAACGGACACGGCGACTACGAAACTCCTGAACAAGGGATCCCGGTGGTAAAACCTGCAGGAGATTACTGGGAATTGTGTTATACCATGAACGACTCCTGGGGTTATCAGCCTTACGACTATAAATATAAATCCCCGAATATGATCATCAGGACCCTGGTAGATTGTATCAGCATGGGCGGAAATTTATTGCTTGATATCGGACCAAAGGCAGATGGAACCATCCCTGACCAACAGGTAAAAATCCTTAAAGGACTGGCCCGCTGGACACAAAAGCATGGAGAAGCGATTTATGGCACCCGTGCAGGGATTCCCACAGGACATTTCAATGGAAAAACCAGCCTTTCCAAAGACCGTAGAACATTATACCTCTATGCAGATTGGGCACCATATGATGGAATTTTTTATCTGAAAGGGATCGGATCTAAAGTTAAATCGGCTAAAATTGTAGGCAGTAATACGAATGTAGACATTCGTAAAAGCGGAACCGACCTGGTTTTAAAGATTGCTGAAAGCTCAGTTGATGCCGATGTAACGGTGTTGGCGCTTCAATTTGATGAGCCTTTGAAACTCGACCAAAAAACCAGTATTAAAGTCAACCTCTCAGAAAAAAAGAAAACTTCAGCTAAGGAACAGGTCACGGAAATTGCCGATGCAATGCAGGATGGCAATAATCCTTTCTTAAACACAAAACTTGCCATAGATGGATTGGGATTTGAGGCGGAAAAGAAAACTTTAAACCCTGAGGTTTACAGCTGGATTACTAAAAATGCAGAGTCTTTATTTCAAACCGGAAAAGGATTACCTGAAGGACACTATCAGGGTAACAGCGCGTTGTCTGCGGATAAAAAAACCGTTTATCTTTTTGTTGAGGGGAAGCCAACAGGACCAATTGCTTTAAAGGGGGTTAAGAACAAAATTGCCAGAATCCGGATTGTGGGAGAAGGAACGATGATGGAGCCTGAGATTTACAATAAACTTTATTGGAGCGCCATCCCGGGCATCATTTATATCCCGGTACCGGAAGATCGCCTGGATAAAAATTTAACCGTCATTGCCGTACTTCTGGATGGTCCGCTGGATTTGTACAGAGAAAAAGTAGGTGCAATTGAAAGCAACCTTTAA
- a CDS encoding UbiX family flavin prenyltransferase, whose translation MNKKKIVVAITGASGSIYAKLLLDNLLKLSDQIEKVGVVMSDNAKEVWRFELGNEDYDHYPFTFYPKMDFNAPFASGSAKFDTMIIIPCSMGTLGRIAHGISNDLISRAADVVLKERRKLIAVVRDTPFSLIHINNMKTVTEAGGIICPASPSFYSLPKSIEELAQTVVSRVIDLAGLSMESYRWNEE comes from the coding sequence ATGAATAAGAAGAAAATCGTTGTTGCCATCACCGGAGCCAGTGGTTCCATTTACGCTAAACTACTCCTGGATAATCTGTTGAAGCTGTCTGATCAGATTGAAAAGGTAGGCGTGGTGATGTCCGACAATGCCAAGGAGGTCTGGCGCTTTGAGCTGGGCAATGAAGACTACGATCATTATCCTTTTACTTTTTATCCAAAAATGGATTTCAATGCCCCTTTTGCTTCGGGCTCTGCAAAATTTGACACTATGATTATCATTCCATGTTCCATGGGAACGCTGGGAAGAATTGCCCATGGAATCTCTAACGACCTGATCAGCCGGGCTGCAGATGTGGTACTCAAAGAACGTAGAAAATTGATCGCTGTGGTGCGTGATACGCCTTTTAGCCTCATTCACATCAATAATATGAAGACTGTAACTGAAGCAGGTGGCATCATTTGTCCGGCGAGTCCGTCCTTTTACAGTCTCCCGAAAAGCATTGAAGAGCTGGCTCAGACCGTAGTTAGCCGTGTTATTGACCTGGCGGGGCTGAGTATGGAGAGTTACCGTTGGAATGAGGAATAA
- the purB gene encoding adenylosuccinate lyase produces the protein MNLSPLQAISPIDGRYRNTTQSLSKYFSESALIKYRVYVEVEYFISLCETGLPGLAQFDKANYGKLRLIHEQFNDDHAQEIKDTEKITNHDVKAVEYFIKKQFDELGFQDYKEFIHFGLTSQDINNTAIPYTFKLALNEVYYPNITGLISRIKELATDWKDVPLLAHTHGQPASPTKLGKEFLVFAERLEIQLNNLKNIPNSAKFGGATGNFNAHHIAYPSINWVDFSNNFVNDVLGLTRAQHTTQIEHYDQFAAQCDALKRINNIIIDLDRDIWAYISKNYFKQKIKEGEVGSSAMPHKVNPIDFENAEGNAGVANALFEFFAAKLPISRLQRDLTDSTVLRNVGVPMAHTVIAIASTLRGLNKLLLNNEAIAADLENNWAVVAEAIQTVLRREAYPNPYEALKDLTRTNQKITAETMATFIDGLNVNEFIKAELKQITPFNYTGIF, from the coding sequence ATGAATTTATCTCCACTTCAAGCTATTTCTCCGATAGATGGCCGTTATAGAAACACCACTCAAAGCCTATCTAAGTACTTTTCTGAATCTGCCCTGATCAAATACCGGGTATATGTAGAAGTAGAGTATTTCATTTCACTATGTGAAACCGGATTACCAGGATTAGCTCAGTTTGATAAAGCCAACTATGGAAAACTACGCCTGATCCATGAACAATTTAATGATGATCACGCTCAGGAGATCAAAGACACTGAAAAAATAACCAACCACGATGTTAAAGCGGTAGAATATTTTATCAAAAAACAATTTGATGAACTGGGTTTTCAGGATTACAAAGAGTTTATCCATTTCGGATTGACTTCTCAGGACATCAACAATACCGCAATCCCATATACTTTCAAACTGGCACTTAATGAGGTTTATTATCCGAACATTACCGGATTGATCAGCCGTATTAAGGAACTGGCAACAGACTGGAAAGATGTTCCATTATTGGCGCATACCCATGGTCAGCCTGCCTCTCCAACCAAGTTGGGAAAAGAGTTTCTGGTATTTGCAGAGCGTTTGGAAATTCAGCTGAACAACCTTAAAAACATTCCGAACAGTGCTAAATTTGGCGGTGCTACAGGAAACTTCAATGCCCATCATATCGCTTACCCATCTATCAATTGGGTGGATTTCTCCAACAACTTCGTGAATGATGTATTAGGCTTAACCCGCGCGCAACATACCACACAAATTGAACATTACGATCAGTTTGCGGCACAATGTGATGCTTTAAAACGAATCAACAACATTATCATTGACCTGGACCGCGATATCTGGGCCTATATTTCAAAGAACTACTTTAAGCAAAAGATCAAAGAAGGAGAAGTAGGTTCTTCAGCGATGCCACATAAAGTAAATCCTATCGATTTCGAAAATGCGGAAGGAAATGCCGGGGTAGCAAATGCTTTATTTGAATTCTTTGCTGCAAAATTACCTATTTCCCGCTTGCAGAGAGACCTTACCGACTCTACCGTATTGAGAAATGTAGGTGTCCCAATGGCGCATACCGTAATTGCAATCGCTTCTACTTTAAGGGGTCTGAATAAGTTATTATTGAACAACGAAGCAATTGCTGCAGACCTGGAAAACAACTGGGCAGTAGTTGCGGAAGCCATTCAAACAGTGTTGAGAAGAGAAGCTTATCCGAATCCTTATGAGGCTTTAAAAGACCTTACACGTACAAATCAGAAGATCACTGCAGAAACTATGGCTACTTTTATTGATGGCTTAAATGTCAATGAATTCATAAAAGCAGAGTTAAAGCAAATTACTCCATTTAACTATACCGGGATATTTTAA
- a CDS encoding inositol monophosphatase family protein — protein sequence MNYELLCSKVVAITRLTGNFIRKESMNFDANTVEFKGLNDLVSYVDKTAEKQLVRNLSKLIPGAGFTTEEETINSRGEVYNWIIDPLDGTTNFIHGIPTYAISVALYEDDQPVIGVVYEINRGEMFFTYKGGAAYLNNKEIRVSTRPALSDSLLATGFPYYQFDKQAQYMQLFSEMMQRCHGLRRIGSAATDLAYVACGRFDAFFEYNLNAWDVAAGAYLVQQAGGNIMNFSGGEEFLEKREILASNGLLHEAILDTMAKHFNS from the coding sequence TTGAATTACGAATTACTCTGTTCAAAAGTAGTTGCTATCACAAGGCTGACGGGCAATTTTATCCGTAAGGAATCCATGAATTTTGACGCAAATACCGTTGAGTTCAAGGGACTGAACGATCTGGTGTCCTATGTAGATAAAACCGCGGAGAAGCAGCTGGTAAGAAACCTGTCCAAGCTTATTCCTGGCGCAGGGTTTACCACAGAAGAAGAAACCATCAATAGCAGAGGAGAAGTGTATAATTGGATTATAGACCCTTTGGATGGAACCACAAATTTTATTCATGGAATTCCCACTTACGCAATCAGTGTTGCACTTTATGAAGATGATCAGCCGGTTATTGGGGTGGTTTATGAGATCAACAGGGGGGAAATGTTCTTTACTTATAAGGGAGGCGCAGCCTACCTGAACAATAAAGAGATCAGGGTTTCTACGAGGCCCGCTTTGTCCGACAGTCTGCTGGCCACCGGTTTTCCTTATTATCAGTTTGATAAACAGGCTCAGTATATGCAGCTCTTTTCTGAAATGATGCAAAGGTGCCACGGATTGAGGAGGATAGGCTCAGCTGCAACGGATCTGGCTTATGTGGCTTGTGGCAGGTTTGATGCTTTTTTTGAATACAATCTGAATGCCTGGGATGTCGCCGCTGGCGCCTATCTGGTACAACAGGCAGGTGGCAATATTATGAATTTCTCTGGCGGAGAAGAGTTTCTGGAGAAAAGGGAAATACTGGCTTCCAACGGATTGCTTCATGAAGCTATTCTCGATACGATGGCCAAACATTTTAACAGCTAA